From Streptomyces yatensis, one genomic window encodes:
- a CDS encoding class I SAM-dependent methyltransferase translates to MPAKKLTVNRSALGHRVSYALRHPQRVPRHLVRATRDAWLRYRYPDHVAYYRAVMRSDTRTSPEAAVGSRSHERWLALGAMQFDYLLDHGLRPEHRMLEIGCGNLRAGWRFISHLEPGHYYGVDISPEILAAAQDTLVREGLQGRRPTLTPVRDLTLRFLPDAHFDVVHAHSVFSHSPLPVIEECLAHVGRVMAPGGWFDFTFDRTEGVEHQVLREDFYYRTETLIALAEKHGLAARFMADWEELPHGQSKIRVTHREDARTP, encoded by the coding sequence ATGCCCGCCAAGAAGCTCACCGTCAACCGCTCCGCCCTCGGTCACCGGGTGTCCTACGCGCTGCGCCACCCGCAGCGGGTGCCGCGCCATCTGGTCCGCGCCACCCGGGACGCCTGGCTGCGCTACCGCTACCCGGACCACGTCGCGTACTACCGCGCGGTGATGCGGTCCGACACCCGCACCAGCCCGGAAGCGGCGGTCGGCAGCCGCAGCCATGAGCGGTGGCTGGCGCTGGGCGCGATGCAGTTCGACTATCTGCTCGACCACGGTCTGCGGCCGGAACACCGGATGCTGGAGATCGGCTGCGGCAATCTGCGGGCGGGCTGGCGGTTCATCAGCCATCTGGAGCCGGGCCACTACTACGGGGTCGACATCTCGCCCGAGATCCTCGCGGCCGCGCAGGACACGCTGGTGCGCGAGGGGCTGCAGGGCCGCCGTCCCACCCTCACCCCGGTCCGCGATCTGACGCTGCGTTTCCTGCCCGACGCCCACTTCGACGTGGTGCACGCGCACAGTGTCTTCTCGCACTCCCCACTGCCCGTCATCGAGGAGTGCCTGGCCCATGTCGGCCGCGTCATGGCACCCGGCGGCTGGTTCGACTTCACCTTCGACCGCACCGAGGGTGTCGAACACCAGGTGCTGCGGGAGGACTTCTACTACCGCACCGAGACGCTCATCGCGCTGGCGGAGAAACACGGTCTGGCGGCCCGGTTCATGGCGGACTGGGAGGAGCTGCCGCACGGCCAGTCGAAGATCCGCGT
- a CDS encoding sensor histidine kinase, with protein sequence MDDPDERWLTAVLHIAFFLLLGASLVRYLIRDTGTPPNGWVVALFVAFGALYLPGRWPAPAPSPGGRPSGRYLVWLTAVLAAWVALLVLAPSAAWCAMPLFFTGLHTLPTRFAVPLAAVLTALVVASKLRFMHDGFDPNALIAPPAIAAVAAAVLIHLRRQSARQRVLIDDLVRTRRDLAATERRAGILAERQRLSSEIHDTLAQGLSSQRMLLQAADRTWETDPEAARGHMRDAAEIVSHSLAEARRFVQDLAPADLAERSLAQALGALAERESGAGQTVDFHLDGPLGPLPERVEAALLRIAQGALANVREHAGASRAALTLTCMGDQICLDIADDGRGFGTDTVPAPGADRSRGHGLPAMRVRVRQLGGTLTVESAPGEGTVVSAAIPVEPLTAPVPDRPVEATA encoded by the coding sequence GTGGACGATCCGGACGAGCGGTGGCTGACGGCGGTCCTGCACATCGCGTTCTTCCTGCTGCTGGGCGCCTCGCTGGTCCGCTATCTGATCCGGGACACCGGCACCCCGCCCAACGGCTGGGTCGTCGCCCTCTTCGTGGCCTTCGGCGCGCTCTATCTGCCCGGCCGGTGGCCGGCGCCCGCGCCGAGCCCCGGCGGCCGGCCCTCCGGCCGCTATCTGGTCTGGCTGACGGCGGTGCTGGCTGCCTGGGTCGCGCTGCTGGTCCTCGCGCCGAGCGCCGCATGGTGCGCCATGCCGCTGTTCTTCACCGGTCTGCACACGCTGCCCACCCGGTTCGCGGTGCCCTTGGCCGCCGTGCTCACCGCACTCGTCGTCGCCTCGAAACTGCGGTTCATGCACGACGGCTTCGACCCCAACGCGCTGATCGCGCCGCCCGCCATCGCCGCCGTGGCCGCCGCCGTCCTCATCCATCTGCGGCGCCAGTCGGCGCGGCAGCGGGTGCTGATCGACGATCTGGTCCGCACCCGCCGCGATCTGGCCGCGACCGAGCGGCGGGCGGGGATCCTGGCCGAGCGCCAGCGGCTGTCCTCGGAGATCCACGACACCCTCGCCCAGGGCCTGTCCAGCCAGCGGATGCTGCTGCAGGCCGCCGACCGCACCTGGGAGACGGACCCGGAGGCGGCCCGGGGCCATATGCGCGACGCGGCGGAGATCGTCTCCCACAGCCTTGCCGAGGCCCGCCGGTTCGTCCAGGACCTGGCCCCGGCCGACCTCGCCGAGCGCTCCCTGGCCCAGGCGCTCGGCGCGCTCGCCGAGCGGGAGAGCGGCGCGGGGCAGACGGTGGACTTCCACCTCGACGGACCCCTCGGGCCGCTGCCCGAGCGAGTGGAGGCGGCGCTGCTGCGCATCGCCCAGGGCGCGCTGGCCAATGTGCGGGAGCACGCCGGGGCGAGCCGGGCCGCGCTCACCCTGACCTGCATGGGCGACCAGATCTGTCTGGACATCGCCGATGACGGCCGCGGCTTCGGCACCGACACCGTCCCCGCTCCCGGTGCCGACCGGTCGCGCGGACACGGGCTGCCGGCGATGCGGGTCCGCGTACGGCAGCTGGGCGGCACGCTCACCGTCGAGTCCGCACCGGGCGAGGGGACGGTCGTCTCGGCCGCGATCCCCGTCGAGCCCCTTACCGCCCCCGTCCCCGACCGTCCCGTGGAGGCCACGGCATGA
- a CDS encoding response regulator codes for MSSTPSPSSGPAPSADAAAGPIPPAPAIRLLLCDDHAVVRAGLRALLASTDGIEVVGEAGGGEEALAMAARLRPDVVLMDLQLGEGMDGVTATRRLVSGDPPAPRVLVLTMFDTDADITRAIEAGATGYLLKAERPEELFAAIRNAASGRTALSAPVADRVLARMRSPRPGLSERERDILRQLARGLGNREIARALFISEATVKTHLGRIYGKLGVETRAGAVAVATERRLLP; via the coding sequence ATGAGCTCGACCCCGTCCCCGTCGTCAGGCCCTGCCCCGAGCGCGGATGCGGCCGCGGGACCGATCCCGCCCGCCCCCGCCATCCGGCTGCTGCTCTGCGACGACCACGCCGTGGTGCGGGCCGGGCTGCGGGCGCTGCTGGCCAGCACCGACGGCATCGAGGTGGTCGGCGAGGCGGGCGGCGGCGAGGAGGCCCTCGCCATGGCCGCCCGGCTCCGGCCCGATGTGGTGCTGATGGATCTGCAGCTCGGGGAGGGCATGGACGGGGTGACCGCCACCCGGCGGCTGGTCTCCGGCGACCCGCCCGCGCCCCGCGTCCTGGTGCTCACCATGTTCGACACCGACGCCGACATCACCCGTGCCATCGAGGCCGGGGCCACCGGCTATCTGCTCAAGGCCGAGCGGCCGGAGGAGCTGTTCGCGGCGATCCGGAACGCCGCCTCCGGCCGTACCGCGCTGTCCGCCCCGGTCGCCGACCGGGTGCTGGCCCGGATGCGCAGCCCGCGCCCCGGGCTGTCCGAGCGGGAGCGCGACATCCTCCGGCAACTGGCCCGCGGCCTGGGCAACCGGGAGATCGCCCGGGCCCTTTTCATCAGCGAGGCCACCGTCAAGACCCATCTGGGCCGGATCTACGGGAAATTGGGGGTCGAGACGCGGGCCGGGGCGGTGGCGGTGGCCACCGAGCGGCGGTTGCTGCCCTGA
- a CDS encoding mechanosensitive ion channel family protein yields the protein MNRGLTLHDVIIVGAALVCGAAGGVLLRVALRWLGERARSTRWSGDDIIVDTLRTLAPWASMAAGVAAAAAALPLTPTVGHDVNQTLKAVLILVSTVTAARVVAGMVRSLALSRSGVAGTATIFVNITRIAVLAMGVLILLETLGVSIAPLLTALGVGGLAVALALQDTLANLFAGVHILASKTVQPGHYIRLSSGEEGYVVDINWRNTAVRQLSDNLVIIPNAKLGNTIMTNFHQPEQQMSVMVQARVGYGSDLDHVERVTIEVAGKVMSGVEGGVVDHETSVRFHTFGESGIDFSVFLRALEFSDQYLIKHEFMKELHRRFRAEGIEIPLPTRTLVLPDQDRLTLPDRSAV from the coding sequence ATGAACCGGGGCCTGACGTTGCACGATGTCATCATCGTCGGGGCGGCGCTGGTCTGCGGCGCGGCCGGTGGTGTGCTGTTGCGCGTGGCGCTGCGCTGGCTGGGCGAGCGGGCCCGTTCCACCCGGTGGAGCGGCGACGACATCATCGTCGACACCCTGCGCACACTGGCGCCGTGGGCGTCGATGGCCGCCGGTGTCGCCGCCGCGGCCGCCGCGCTGCCGCTGACCCCCACGGTCGGCCATGACGTCAATCAGACGCTGAAGGCCGTGCTGATCCTGGTGAGCACGGTCACCGCGGCGCGGGTGGTGGCCGGTATGGTGCGCTCGCTCGCGCTGTCCCGCTCCGGGGTGGCGGGCACGGCCACCATCTTCGTGAACATCACGCGGATCGCGGTGCTGGCGATGGGCGTGCTGATCCTGCTGGAGACGCTGGGCGTCTCGATCGCACCACTGCTCACCGCCCTGGGCGTGGGCGGTCTGGCGGTCGCCCTGGCGCTGCAGGACACCCTGGCCAATCTCTTCGCGGGGGTGCACATCCTGGCCTCCAAGACGGTGCAGCCCGGCCACTACATCCGGCTCAGCAGCGGGGAGGAGGGCTATGTGGTCGACATCAACTGGCGCAACACGGCGGTGCGGCAACTGTCGGACAACCTCGTCATCATCCCGAACGCCAAGCTGGGCAACACCATCATGACCAACTTTCACCAGCCCGAGCAGCAGATGTCGGTCATGGTCCAGGCGAGGGTCGGCTACGGAAGCGATCTGGACCACGTCGAGCGGGTGACGATCGAGGTCGCCGGGAAGGTCATGTCCGGCGTCGAGGGCGGGGTCGTCGACCACGAGACGAGCGTGCGCTTCCACACCTTCGGAGAGTCCGGCATCGACTTCTCGGTGTTTCTGCGGGCCCTGGAGTTCAGCGACCAGTACCTCATCAAGCATGAGTTCATGAAGGAGCTGCACCGCCGGTTCCGCGCCGAGGGCATCGAGATCCCGCTGCCCACGCGGACGCTCGTCCTGCCCGACCAGGACCGGCTGACGCTGCCGGACCGTTCGGCGGTCTGA
- a CDS encoding MFS transporter, producing MDSRKDVDRGWPFLAAAYAFVVTMCGTTLPTPLYSLYQREFGFSSFMVTVIFAVYAAGVIVALLLLGRMSDFIGRRPVLLAALALSALSAVCFLLAGGLPELFTGRTLSGLSAGLATGTATVMVIELAPERRRRAATLLATGANLGGLGVGPLLAGVLAQYAPAPLKLVFVVDLVLVAVAAAVVLALPETVRTRGRPPLRPQRLRVPKEMRATFAAAAMAGFAGFATLGLFTSVSPTFLSEVEGESNLAVAGAVVFSVFAASVAGQALGRRLGPGRSLPGGCAMLVAGMAVIAVSLAIASLALLVLGAVIAGTGQGLSFLAAVRVVTERSPADRRAEVTSALFVLMYLAISIPVIGVGALSLAVGLRSAGLIFTGCVALLAAAALLRLRGISAKASDR from the coding sequence ATGGACAGCCGCAAGGACGTGGACAGGGGATGGCCGTTCCTCGCGGCCGCCTACGCCTTCGTGGTCACGATGTGCGGTACGACGCTGCCCACCCCGCTCTACTCGCTCTACCAGCGGGAGTTCGGCTTCTCCTCGTTCATGGTCACGGTGATCTTCGCGGTGTACGCGGCGGGGGTCATCGTCGCGCTGCTGCTGCTCGGGCGCATGTCCGACTTCATCGGGCGACGGCCCGTCCTGCTGGCAGCGCTGGCGCTGTCGGCCCTGAGCGCGGTGTGTTTCCTCCTCGCCGGCGGACTGCCGGAGCTGTTCACCGGCCGCACCCTGTCGGGGCTGTCCGCCGGTCTGGCCACCGGCACCGCCACCGTGATGGTGATCGAGCTGGCCCCCGAGCGCCGGCGCCGCGCCGCCACCCTGCTCGCGACCGGGGCCAATCTGGGCGGTCTCGGGGTCGGCCCGTTGCTGGCGGGTGTGCTGGCGCAATACGCCCCGGCGCCGCTGAAGCTGGTGTTCGTGGTGGACCTGGTGCTGGTGGCGGTGGCCGCCGCCGTGGTGCTCGCCCTCCCGGAGACCGTACGGACCCGGGGCCGCCCGCCGCTGAGGCCGCAGCGGCTGCGGGTGCCCAAGGAGATGCGCGCGACATTCGCCGCCGCGGCCATGGCCGGCTTCGCGGGCTTCGCCACGCTGGGCCTGTTCACCTCGGTGTCGCCCACGTTCCTGAGCGAGGTGGAGGGGGAGAGCAATCTCGCGGTGGCCGGTGCCGTGGTGTTCTCCGTGTTCGCCGCCTCCGTCGCGGGGCAGGCGCTGGGGCGGCGGCTGGGCCCCGGGCGGTCGCTGCCCGGCGGGTGCGCGATGCTGGTGGCCGGTATGGCGGTCATCGCGGTCTCGCTGGCGATCGCGTCGCTGGCGCTGCTGGTATTGGGCGCCGTGATCGCGGGGACGGGCCAGGGGCTGTCGTTCCTGGCCGCCGTACGGGTGGTGACGGAGCGCAGCCCGGCCGACCGGCGCGCCGAGGTCACCTCCGCCCTGTTCGTGCTGATGTATCTGGCGATCTCGATTCCGGTGATCGGCGTGGGGGCGCTGTCGCTCGCGGTCGGACTGCGCTCCGCCGGGCTCATCTTCACGGGCTGTGTGGCCCTGCTGGCCGCGGCCGCGCTGCTGCGGCTGCGGGGGATCTCCGCGAAGGCATCCGACCGCTAG
- a CDS encoding sigma-70 family RNA polymerase sigma factor — protein MDSAAIDRFEAGRGRLASLAYRLLGSAADAEDAVQEAFLRWQAADRERVEVPEAWLTKVVTNLCLDRLRSAQSRHERAVGDWLPEPLLEGDPMLGPADTFEQRESVSLAVLTLMERLSPVERAVYVLREAFSYSHAEIAGILDITESASQQHVHRARRRVAAERRGGGEVDPASARRVVEEFLAAATSGRIERLVALLTDDVMAVSDGAGLARRLLRYTTRERVASYVRAGFKPTPAKRRLAGGSPAFHIALVNGSPAVIAVVEDRVVGAVAFEVSDGKVASLRGIAAADRLARLNEGWRQHGPDAPVIGAW, from the coding sequence ATGGACAGCGCAGCCATCGATCGGTTCGAGGCCGGCCGGGGCCGGCTGGCCTCACTGGCGTACCGCCTGCTCGGCTCGGCGGCCGACGCCGAGGACGCCGTGCAGGAGGCGTTCCTGCGCTGGCAGGCCGCGGACCGGGAACGGGTGGAGGTGCCGGAGGCGTGGCTGACCAAGGTCGTCACCAATCTCTGCCTCGACCGGCTCCGCTCGGCGCAGTCGCGCCATGAGCGCGCTGTCGGAGACTGGCTGCCCGAACCACTCCTCGAGGGCGACCCGATGCTCGGCCCTGCCGATACTTTCGAGCAGCGCGAATCGGTGTCCTTGGCCGTACTGACCCTCATGGAGCGCCTCTCGCCGGTCGAGCGGGCCGTGTACGTCCTTCGCGAGGCCTTCTCGTACAGCCACGCCGAGATCGCCGGAATCCTCGACATCACCGAGTCCGCGAGCCAGCAGCATGTCCACCGGGCCCGACGCCGGGTCGCCGCCGAGCGCCGCGGCGGCGGCGAGGTGGACCCCGCGTCCGCGCGCCGGGTCGTCGAGGAGTTCCTCGCCGCCGCCACGTCGGGGCGCATCGAACGGCTGGTGGCGCTGCTCACCGACGATGTGATGGCGGTCTCGGACGGCGCCGGACTGGCCAGGCGGCTGCTGCGGTACACGACGCGCGAGCGCGTCGCCTCCTACGTGCGGGCCGGTTTCAAGCCCACGCCGGCGAAGCGGCGGCTGGCCGGCGGCTCCCCCGCGTTCCACATCGCGCTGGTCAACGGTTCCCCGGCCGTCATCGCCGTGGTCGAGGACCGGGTCGTGGGTGCCGTGGCGTTCGAAGTCAGCGACGGCAAGGTCGCGTCCCTGCGTGGCATCGCCGCCGCGGATCGGCTCGCGCGCCTCAATGAGGGCTGGCGGCAGCACGGACCCGACGCGCCGGTCATCGGCGCATGGTGA
- a CDS encoding NAD(P)/FAD-dependent oxidoreductase → MKHRIVVLGAGYAGAFAAGNLARRLSPADTEITVVNAAPDFVERMRLHQLATGQDIPFRGLSDVFAGTGVRLRLARVTGVDPERRTVAVTGEDGDGELAYDTLLYTLGSSVAHHGVPGAAEYSFDVTGRTSALRLRERLAGLGEGGTVLVVGEGLTGIETATELAESRPDLSVALAARGELGAWLSPKARRHLRQAFERLGITVHEHSGVEAVEPTRAIAADGTSIPADVTVWSAGFAVHPIAAAGGLEVAATGQIVVDRTMRSVSHPDVYAAGDSAYAIGENGRPLPMSCASAGYTNMQATAAIIARLTGGEIPATGLKYHGNHISLGRRDAIFQMVDGDVRPRSWYLGGRTAARLKSGVLKGAGWGIAHPTFGMPKRKRRLATAPDQVGVRATA, encoded by the coding sequence ATGAAGCACCGCATCGTCGTCCTCGGCGCCGGATACGCCGGGGCCTTCGCCGCCGGAAATCTGGCCCGCCGGCTCTCCCCAGCCGACACCGAGATCACCGTGGTCAACGCCGCGCCCGACTTCGTTGAGCGGATGCGGCTCCACCAGCTCGCGACCGGCCAAGACATCCCGTTCCGGGGGCTCTCCGACGTATTCGCGGGCACCGGCGTGCGGTTGCGCCTGGCGCGCGTCACCGGCGTGGACCCCGAGCGCAGGACCGTCGCCGTGACCGGCGAGGACGGCGACGGCGAGCTCGCGTACGACACGCTTCTCTACACGCTCGGCAGCTCCGTAGCCCACCATGGCGTCCCCGGCGCGGCCGAGTACTCCTTCGATGTGACCGGCCGGACCTCGGCGCTGCGTCTGCGCGAGCGCCTGGCCGGCCTGGGCGAAGGCGGCACCGTGCTGGTCGTCGGTGAGGGGCTGACGGGTATCGAGACCGCCACCGAGTTGGCCGAGTCCCGGCCCGACCTCTCGGTCGCGCTCGCCGCCCGCGGCGAGCTGGGCGCCTGGCTCTCCCCGAAGGCCCGCCGTCACCTGCGCCAAGCCTTCGAACGGCTCGGCATCACCGTCCACGAGCACAGCGGCGTCGAAGCTGTCGAGCCGACACGGGCGATCGCCGCCGACGGTACGTCCATCCCGGCCGACGTGACGGTGTGGTCGGCCGGGTTCGCCGTGCACCCCATCGCGGCCGCCGGCGGCCTGGAGGTCGCCGCGACCGGCCAGATCGTCGTCGACCGCACCATGCGCTCGGTCTCGCACCCGGACGTCTACGCCGCCGGTGACAGCGCCTACGCGATCGGCGAGAACGGCCGGCCGCTACCGATGTCCTGCGCCTCGGCCGGCTACACCAACATGCAGGCGACCGCCGCGATCATCGCGCGTCTGACGGGCGGCGAGATCCCGGCCACCGGGCTGAAGTACCACGGCAACCACATCAGCCTCGGGCGGCGGGACGCGATCTTCCAGATGGTGGACGGGGACGTCCGACCGAGGTCCTGGTACCTGGGCGGCCGGACCGCCGCGCGGCTCAAGTCGGGCGTGCTCAAGGGAGCCGGGTGGGGCATCGCCCACCCGACCTTCGGCATGCCGAAGCGCAAGCGCCGCCTGGCCACCGCGCCTGACCAGGTCGGTGTGAGGGCCACCGCATAG
- a CDS encoding endonuclease/exonuclease/phosphatase family protein, translating into MPAPVFSRRHGMRVAAAAAAALPLASQPQYVATAVTAAPVAPADGPRLAAMTFNLRYAGDSEPNSWGRRRPVMRELLRRARPHLLGTQEGLYGQLRDIAHDLGQRYAWIGTGRMGGSRDEFMAVFYDTGRLEPVEYDHFWLSDTPNVIGSNTWGGAVVRMVTWVRFHDLRTGKEFYALNTHLDHRSQNARERAAALITERLGALDSALPRIVTGDFNVAAHGNPVYEAMLNGGTLVDSWDTAERRGPLYGTFHGFGPLVPDGDRIDWILTSPGVRTLQAVIDTYSGDGQYPSDHLPVRTVLEL; encoded by the coding sequence ATGCCCGCACCTGTGTTCAGCCGCCGTCACGGTATGCGTGTCGCGGCCGCGGCGGCCGCCGCGCTTCCGCTCGCCTCCCAGCCGCAGTACGTGGCCACGGCGGTCACCGCCGCCCCGGTCGCCCCCGCCGACGGGCCTCGGCTGGCCGCCATGACCTTCAATCTGCGCTACGCCGGGGACAGCGAGCCCAACTCCTGGGGCCGGCGCCGCCCGGTCATGCGGGAGCTGCTGCGCCGGGCCCGGCCCCATCTGCTGGGCACGCAGGAGGGGCTGTACGGCCAGCTGCGCGACATCGCCCACGACCTCGGACAGCGCTACGCGTGGATCGGCACCGGGCGGATGGGGGGCAGCCGCGACGAGTTCATGGCCGTCTTCTACGACACCGGGCGGCTCGAGCCCGTGGAGTACGACCACTTCTGGCTGTCCGACACCCCGAACGTGATCGGCTCCAACACGTGGGGTGGGGCCGTGGTCCGGATGGTGACCTGGGTGCGCTTCCACGACCTGCGGACCGGCAAGGAGTTCTACGCCCTCAACACCCATCTGGACCACCGCAGCCAGAACGCCCGTGAGCGCGCCGCCGCCCTGATCACCGAGCGGCTCGGCGCTCTGGACTCCGCGCTCCCCCGCATCGTCACCGGCGACTTCAATGTGGCGGCCCATGGCAACCCGGTCTACGAGGCCATGCTGAACGGCGGCACGCTGGTGGACTCGTGGGACACCGCCGAGCGGCGCGGCCCGCTGTACGGGACGTTCCACGGCTTCGGTCCGCTGGTCCCGGACGGCGACCGGATCGACTGGATCCTGACCTCACCCGGTGTGCGCACCCTCCAGGCCGTCATCGACACCTACTCCGGGGACGGCCAGTACCCCAGCGACCATCTGCCGGTGCGGACCGTCCTGGAGCTGTGA
- a CDS encoding sulfotransferase family protein produces MRLQPLTFVVGTGRCGSTALSRVLRLHPDLLSVSELIAALEPDALPEAPLTGAEFWRILATPRSFANRVIRDGIPLPEYRYPHVKGRFSVAGGGIPALCMMTLPHLTDDPDALFDALEPELSRRPAAPVADHYRALFGLLGERFGGRAVVERSGYSLRSVPRLREAFPEARFVHLHRDGADCALSMSRHPGFRLIQLMAERAETTEDLPAGLAALLSDDDADLRPLYERSVAIAEFGRLWSHTIVEGLAHLSRLPAAIRMSLSYESLLDAPERELTRLARHLGVDPLPEWLAAGSALLDGDRRGTAAATLPPAELAALRESCSPGARALSLAGAG; encoded by the coding sequence GTGAGGTTACAGCCGCTGACCTTCGTCGTGGGGACCGGACGCTGCGGTTCCACTGCTCTGTCGCGTGTTCTGCGGCTGCACCCGGATCTGCTCAGCGTGAGCGAGCTGATCGCCGCACTGGAGCCGGACGCGCTTCCCGAGGCACCGCTGACCGGGGCGGAGTTCTGGCGGATCCTCGCCACCCCGCGGTCGTTCGCCAACCGCGTCATCCGCGATGGCATCCCGCTGCCGGAGTACCGGTATCCGCATGTCAAGGGGCGGTTCTCGGTGGCCGGCGGTGGCATTCCGGCCCTGTGCATGATGACGCTGCCTCATCTCACCGACGACCCCGACGCGCTGTTCGACGCGCTGGAGCCGGAGCTGTCCCGGCGGCCCGCCGCGCCGGTGGCCGATCACTACCGGGCGCTGTTCGGCCTGCTGGGGGAGCGGTTCGGCGGGCGGGCCGTGGTGGAGCGCTCCGGCTACTCGCTGCGGTCGGTGCCCCGGCTGCGGGAGGCCTTTCCCGAGGCCCGGTTCGTCCACCTGCACCGGGACGGCGCCGACTGCGCGCTCTCCATGAGCCGCCACCCCGGATTCCGGCTGATCCAGCTGATGGCGGAGCGCGCCGAGACCACCGAGGACCTTCCGGCCGGTCTCGCGGCGCTGCTCAGCGACGATGACGCCGATCTGCGTCCGCTGTACGAACGGTCCGTAGCCATCGCCGAGTTCGGCCGGCTGTGGTCGCACACGATCGTGGAGGGGCTGGCGCATCTGTCCCGGCTGCCCGCCGCGATCCGGATGTCCCTGTCGTACGAGAGCCTGCTCGACGCGCCCGAGCGCGAGCTCACCCGGCTGGCCCGCCATCTCGGTGTGGACCCCCTCCCGGAGTGGCTGGCGGCCGGAAGCGCCCTGCTCGACGGCGACCGCCGGGGCACGGCCGCCGCGACCCTGCCACCCGCCGAACTGGCCGCCCTCCGCGAGAGCTGCTCCCCCGGCGCCCGGGCCCTGAGCCTGGCCGGTGCCGGATGA
- a CDS encoding LysR family transcriptional regulator has protein sequence MIDLRQLTVLAEVCRAGSYSAAADRLGYTQPAISYHMRALERAVGVPLTVKAGRGVRLTPAGHRLAERAQDVLAGLRDVENEFEALAARTRGRVRMSSVQSVCVAVLPAALARLGASRIEVEVELGQTDSHDAYRLLDAGETDLAIVADDETGDASGTANTPLRRVPLLVDRRHVLLPRGHELAGRRSVGLADLARERWILERDRGRLLRRCADAGFEPRVVTTTDDQATTLGLVGDGVGIALMDGLGLLPRPDPRVEPRPLDDWPRRHVCALLRPEAARVPAVAALLEALRAVAVEQSGEVTEAATA, from the coding sequence GTGATCGATCTTCGCCAGCTCACCGTACTCGCAGAGGTCTGTCGCGCCGGCTCGTACAGCGCCGCGGCGGACCGCCTCGGTTACACCCAACCGGCCATCAGCTATCACATGCGCGCGCTGGAACGTGCCGTGGGCGTGCCGCTCACGGTCAAGGCGGGGCGGGGGGTACGGCTCACGCCGGCGGGCCACAGACTCGCCGAGCGCGCCCAGGATGTGCTGGCCGGGCTGCGGGATGTGGAGAACGAGTTCGAGGCGCTCGCCGCGCGCACCCGTGGCCGGGTGCGGATGTCCTCGGTGCAGAGCGTCTGTGTCGCCGTGCTGCCCGCGGCGCTGGCGAGACTGGGCGCCTCGCGCATCGAGGTGGAGGTGGAGCTGGGCCAGACCGACTCCCATGACGCGTACCGGCTGCTGGACGCGGGCGAGACCGATCTGGCGATCGTCGCCGACGATGAGACGGGCGACGCCTCGGGGACCGCGAACACCCCGCTGCGCCGGGTCCCGCTGCTGGTCGACCGCCGCCATGTGCTGCTGCCTCGGGGCCATGAGCTCGCGGGGCGGCGCAGCGTCGGACTCGCCGATCTGGCGCGGGAGCGGTGGATCCTGGAGCGGGACCGCGGGCGGCTGCTGCGGCGCTGCGCTGACGCGGGGTTCGAGCCCCGGGTGGTGACCACGACCGATGACCAGGCGACGACCCTGGGCCTGGTGGGCGACGGGGTGGGCATCGCGCTGATGGACGGCCTCGGTCTGCTCCCCCGGCCCGATCCGCGGGTCGAGCCGCGCCCGCTGGACGACTGGCCCCGGCGCCATGTCTGCGCGCTGCTGCGGCCGGAGGCGGCGCGGGTGCCCGCGGTGGCCGCCCTGCTGGAGGCGTTGCGGGCGGTGGCCGTCGAGCAGTCGGGGGAGGTCACCGAAGCGGCGACGGCCTGA